In Helicobacter mastomyrinus, the sequence CTATATGTATGTTTTCACCTAATGCAAGTTTTAAAGCAAGGTAGGGAAAATTTAGCCCAAAGTATGTATCTACCCCGCTACTAGCACCTAGTCTTGGATTTAAATCAAAAAGCACAAGAGAGGCGTTTTCATTATGCGCTAGTTCCATATTATTTGTGTAATCTAATGAAAAAGTTTGAATGATATGAGAACAAAGCTCTTCTAGAGACTCATTATAGCGGACATAGCCACGATATGTTTGAGAGGCATTACCCCATTCACGTATATGCTCCATTGTAATGATATTCTTACCTTTTTGACAAAGTGAATAAGCCGAAACAAAGGGTTCTTGTAAATATTCCATAATGATAAGGTCATCAAAAGATCTTTTATCTTTTAAGATAGATTCAAAAAAGCTCAGAGGCATTTCATTGGCTGGCTTAATGCTAAAAACCTCTTTTTGAAGTAATGAATCACTTAAGATATATACGCCCCTGCCACCTCTCCCTAATCGTGGTTTGATAACACATTTTTTATGCGGATAGCCGAGTGAAAAAATAGCCTTCAAGAAGTCTTCAAAAGTAGATACAAGATGATATTTAGGTGCATATTGTGGAAGCTCTTTTTTGAGATTCTCATATACGGCAAGCTTATCATAAGCAATAACTAAATCCTCATATTCTCCTACCATAATAGGAATATCAAAATGCTTTTTGTATTGAGAAAGTGCGAGATTATCATCATTGCCACAGGGTATAATGACATCAATTTGATATTTTTTAACCATACTTAGCATAAAATCAATAAATCCTTTTGTATCTTTTGCGCTATCTGGAGATTGCTCAAATATATCTACAAACTTTCTTCCACAAGCTCCGCTAAAGCTATCGCTTCCGTATAAAAATACTTCTCTTTCACCATTGTTTCTTAGAGCTAATAGACAATCAGGGCTGGTTAATCCCCCTATGGTGGTAATGAAAATTCTTAGTTTATTCATTGAATGCCTCCTTGAGTTTTGAAGTGATAAAGCGCACATCTTTAAGCTTAATACCCATATGTATGGGGAGTGATATATGATTTTCTATGGTGGGTTGAGTAGAGGGGACATAAGATACTAAAGGGTGATTTGCTAAAAGTGGCTGTTTATGCAAAAGTGGTTTATAGGGTGCGTCTGCATAAATATGATAGGATTTAAGATATTTGATGATATTATCTGGGCTATGCTTATGGAGGAAAATAATAAAACGCCAAAAACTATGCCTAAAGCCCGATGGAATTGCCTGTGGGCTGATAGTTTTATTTTTGATAAAAGTATGCAGATATTGTTTGTATGCAAGGCTAAGTTTTTGACGATAGGCAAGTTGAGATTCTAAAGCTGCTAATCCGCTAAGCCCCATAATAGCGTTAAATTCAGGCAATCTATAATTACTACCAAGTGTGATAAACTGCTCTTGTTCCTCATAGGGTTTTAATCCGCGATTAGCTAATGAGCGACAAGTAAAGGCAAAATCTTTGTTTTTGCACACTATTATTCCTCCCTCGCCACAGGTAAGAATCTTGGTGCTATAAAAGCTAAACACAGCGATATCACCAATGCTCCCTGCCTTGTGTGATTTGCCTTTAGAATCTATGGCGATTGCGCCGTGTGCGTGGGAGCAGTCTTCAATAAGTGTAATATGCCTTTGCTTGCATAATGTGGCAATGGCAAAAATATCAGGGCTAATAAGCCCGGCAAAATGCACGATAACTATGGCTTTAGTCTGTGGGGTGATGGCGGATTCTATGGTGTGTGCGCTTAGCATAAAGTCTTTATCTACATCGACTAGTCTAAGTCTAATGTTATTTGCCAACACACTGCTTGCATTGGCAAAAAATGTCTGTGTTGGCACGATAACTTCATCATTATGTTTTAGCTCTAATGCCTTAAAGACGACATCTAATGCGCTTGTGCAGGAATTTGTAGCAATGGCATTATTTGCCTTGCAATATGCGGCAAATTCATTTTCAAAGCGCACTACAGCCTCTCCCATAGAAAGTTTAGAATCCCCTCTAAGCATAGAGCGTGTCTCTTTAAGAATATGATGAATTTGTCTTTGGGTAAAGTATGGACACGCGCTAAAATATTTTTTCATAGTATACCTCCTTGTAATATGATGTCTTTTGCATAAGATTCTAATCCCGCCTGTATGCTAGGGGGAGTGAAGTGGAGTAGCTGCTGTGCTTTGGTAGTATCAAGGATTGCATTAAAGGGATTTGGCGATGGCTTGGGGCTTAGGATAAGCTTAGAGCGTGAATGAAGGGATTCTATAAGTTGTTGTGCTATAAAGGCTGTATTTTGAGAATCTTTACTCCCTATCACAAATGCTTCATATTGTTGTAGATTTTGAGCTTGTGCTGCGGATATAAGAGCCTTGATAGCGTCATTAATATATAAAATATTGCGTAAAACTTGACCATTATTGAAAAGCACAATATCTTTATTTTGCCACGCATTTTTAGCAAACTCATAGACGACACCACCAAGGTGATTGACCCCAAAAAGAGCAGGAAAGCGCAATGTAATGGCTTGAAGCTGATTTGATTTAAATGTAGCGATTTCTAAGAGTTTTTCACAAGTATATTTGGCAAGTGAGTAATAACTCATAGGAGAGATAGGGGAGCGTTCTGTAATAATATAATTCTGTTTAGAATCTGGCTGTGCAAATACTGAGGCGGTTGATGAAAAAATGATTTTTGGAATATGGCGAGTGATGGTAAAATCAATAAGGTTAATTGTAGCGTTAATCGTATATTCAGTATATTCAGTATATTCAAGACTAGCGTATTCTACCATAGAAGCGAGATGAAAGGCAAGAGAAAACTCATAATTTTTTAGTGAATCTTTATCAAGATTCTTTAGTTCTAGTTGCTCATATTTGAAGTTTTTATGAGCGAGTGTATCGGCACTTAAGAAACCTCTTTCTTTGGGGCTTAAATTCGCATTATAGGGATTTTTCCTCCCTATACCTAGCACCTTATAGCCTTGAGTTAAGAGGGCTTCACAAAGGCTTGAGCCAACAAAGCCGCTTGCTCCTGTTACTAAGATGTATTGCATATTCTCTCCTTGCTTATAGCAAGGAGAGATTTAGAAGTAGATTTCTTTATAGCTCCTTGCCATTTTTAGCCCATATCGAATAGGTTTTGGTGTAATGGTGCGATGATAGACAAACATTTCTATCATCGCCTCCACCCAATTTTCACTTGCTGCAAAGCTTAGGGCTGAACCACCACCTAATCGGGGATTAACCTCGATAAGTATGGGTTTATTTTCCTTGGTAATAAATGCTTGTATATTGATAGCCCCTATAAAATGGATATGTGAGGCTATGTATTGAATGTGAGATTCTAAGCACTTGACATCACACACCTCGCCTTTAGTGGATTTACCTCCTTGCACACCAATACGGCGACGAGGAATGATATATATGGCTTCACCTTGTGCATTAAAGAGGCAATCGATAGTGTATTCTTCACCAATGATATGCTCTTGTGTGATAAATGAGAGAGAATCTTCATCATTATCCCCCCCCCCCGTTAAAAAATCTATCTATTTGTGCTAGCTCGATTCCACTACCTCCACGTCCAAAACGGGGTTTTAAGACACCATAATGTTTATAAAGGCTGCTTTTGGGCGTGGGGATTCCTATCTGGCAAAAAAATTGATATGTTTGCCATTTATCTAAGAATGTTTGTATTGTATGAGGTGCAGAGATGATAACTAGGATTCCATATTGTGCAAAATGTGCTTTTTGCTCACTCCAGCCTAAAAGACTTTCATCAAGTGTGGGAATGACTATATCGATATGATGAGCGCGGCATAGATGGAGTGTTTTATCCCATAAATGAGCGTCGCTTACTTTTGGCATAATGATAAAATCATCGCATTCTATAAAGGCAGTATTGAAGCTATCAATATCACTTCCGCATACGATATGCCCTGCATTTTTGATTGCTTCTATCATATATGAGCTTGTGAGGCAGCCACTTGCTTCAATTAAGATTTTCAAAGGTTTTTTATTGCTCATATTCTGCCTTTTTACATACGATGTAATAGCGGCTTTGAATACTGCCATCGATAAGATTTACTGATGATTTCTTTTCACCCCAAATGATTTCAAAAGTGCTTTTTTTAAATAATCTTTGTATTTTGGGATAATCAAAAAAGCTTTGTATAGTGCCTTTTTCGTGGGATTCTTGCACTTCTATTTCATCAGTAAAGGTAGATTCTTGTATATTGCTAAAGCCACTTGTAGAATCTTCCCCAATGAGCGAGCAAAAAAAGTAGGTTTTACTCACATAGGCAATTTGACTTACTAAATTTTGTGCTAAATCAAAAGGGAGGGAATCTAGCACCCCATAGCTTATAGTAAAGTCAAAAGTATTATGTTTAAAAGGTATATGCTCTCCGTCATACACTCTAAAATCAATATCTAAATTTGCATTTTGTGCTAAGTGTTTAGCTTGAGAGATAGCATATTCACTAATATCAATACCACAGGTTTCTATCCCAAATTCACTCATTAACATACTCTGCCTCCCAATACCACAGCCAAAATCAAGTGCTTTGATAGGATAAAGTGCATTATCCCCCCCCCCCACAGCTTCTATAAGCTTATCACCTTGCGTAATACCAATGCCAGAGCGGTAAAAATCTCCACGATATATCACATCGCTAAAGCGATGAGAATCTATTCTCTTGCGTATAAAGCGATTGAGAAAGCGCACTACCTCTTCGTGTGGGTAAAAAATCGCATTTTCTCCTCGTGCGTAGCTTTCATTCCATTGTGTAACTTTCATATCTTTCATTTTTGCTCCTTAGGTAGATTGATAAAGATGTTGCAAAAGATTTGGTGTGATTTTTGCAGTTGTGGTAAGGTGTATGGATAGATTTGAAAAAAAGAGGGCAAAGAAATGTATCGCCTTGCTAATGATTGCTGAATGTGAAAATACGTTTTGTAGGCGGCTGTTTGTGTCATTTCTGCTCCTTTTACTTATTTTGAGGAGCAGGGGGAGGGATTAGAAGTAGCTACCCTCCTTTGGCAATGGATTCAATTCGTGTTTGGTAAGTAGAAGCCCTTTGTCATAGGCTTTGACTAAAATGCCTTGAGAATCCACTTTGAGAATCTTGCCCGATTCGATATGAGGTAGGTCTATTTCTATGATTTTTGCTTCCCATACTTTATAATATGTATCATTATAAAGTACTTCTGCTCCAACATAGGGTTTGCTTAAAGCACGGATAAGGTTATAAATACCCAATGCGCTCATTCTAAAATCGATTATGCCATCACGCATACCTCGCTTTCGCCAAAGATTGGCATAGGTATGCTCTTGAGGGGTTGCCATTGAGGAAATGATGGAGCGATATGTGTATAGCCCCCCCCCCCACAATATTTTTTGCTTTTAAAGCAAGAATCTTTGTAGTGAAGTCATAGATTTGCTGCTGGGCTATTTTTTCTACTTTCTCACATACACTTGCGGCATTATCTGTAAAGGCAATATCAAAAGGCACTTGCGAGATAATATCTC encodes:
- a CDS encoding ATP-grasp domain-containing protein; the encoded protein is MNKLRIFITTIGGLTSPDCLLALRNNGEREVFLYGSDSFSGACGRKFVDIFEQSPDSAKDTKGFIDFMLSMVKKYQIDVIIPCGNDDNLALSQYKKHFDIPIMVGEYEDLVIAYDKLAVYENLKKELPQYAPKYHLVSTFEDFLKAIFSLGYPHKKCVIKPRLGRGGRGVYILSDSLLQKEVFSIKPANEMPLSFFESILKDKRSFDDLIIMEYLQEPFVSAYSLCQKGKNIITMEHIREWGNASQTYRGYVRYNESLEELCSHIIQTFSLDYTNNMELAHNENASLVLFDLNPRLGASSGVDTYFGLNFPYLALKLALGENIHIDKNLYKDKQYRFYRYFTQWWENML
- a CDS encoding DegT/DnrJ/EryC1/StrS family aminotransferase, with the translated sequence MKKYFSACPYFTQRQIHHILKETRSMLRGDSKLSMGEAVVRFENEFAAYCKANNAIATNSCTSALDVVFKALELKHNDEVIVPTQTFFANASSVLANNIRLRLVDVDKDFMLSAHTIESAITPQTKAIVIVHFAGLISPDIFAIATLCKQRHITLIEDCSHAHGAIAIDSKGKSHKAGSIGDIAVFSFYSTKILTCGEGGIIVCKNKDFAFTCRSLANRGLKPYEEQEQFITLGSNYRLPEFNAIMGLSGLAALESQLAYRQKLSLAYKQYLHTFIKNKTISPQAIPSGFRHSFWRFIIFLHKHSPDNIIKYLKSYHIYADAPYKPLLHKQPLLANHPLVSYVPSTQPTIENHISLPIHMGIKLKDVRFITSKLKEAFNE
- a CDS encoding class I SAM-dependent methyltransferase: MKDMKVTQWNESYARGENAIFYPHEEVVRFLNRFIRKRIDSHRFSDVIYRGDFYRSGIGITQGDKLIEAVGGGDNALYPIKALDFGCGIGRQSMLMSEFGIETCGIDISEYAISQAKHLAQNANLDIDFRVYDGEHIPFKHNTFDFTISYGVLDSLPFDLAQNLVSQIAYVSKTYFFCSLIGEDSTSGFSNIQESTFTDEIEVQESHEKGTIQSFFDYPKIQRLFKKSTFEIIWGEKKSSVNLIDGSIQSRYYIVCKKAEYEQ
- a CDS encoding ATP-grasp domain-containing protein, with translation MDFLTGGGDNDEDSLSFITQEHIIGEEYTIDCLFNAQGEAIYIIPRRRIGVQGGKSTKGEVCDVKCLESHIQYIASHIHFIGAINIQAFITKENKPILIEVNPRLGGGSALSFAASENWVEAMIEMFVYHRTITPKPIRYGLKMARSYKEIYF
- a CDS encoding NAD-dependent epimerase/dehydratase family protein; amino-acid sequence: MQYILVTGASGFVGSSLCEALLTQGYKVLGIGRKNPYNANLSPKERGFLSADTLAHKNFKYEQLELKNLDKDSLKNYEFSLAFHLASMVEYASLEYTEYTEYTINATINLIDFTITRHIPKIIFSSTASVFAQPDSKQNYIITERSPISPMSYYSLAKYTCEKLLEIATFKSNQLQAITLRFPALFGVNHLGGVVYEFAKNAWQNKDIVLFNNGQVLRNILYINDAIKALISAAQAQNLQQYEAFVIGSKDSQNTAFIAQQLIESLHSRSKLILSPKPSPNPFNAILDTTKAQQLLHFTPPSIQAGLESYAKDIILQGGIL